Sequence from the Serinus canaria isolate serCan28SL12 chromosome 24, serCan2020, whole genome shotgun sequence genome:
CAGCctacacagctctgcagggcacgCAAACCAGAGTTCTCGTATGTGTCATTTGGTGCTCTAGTCACGTCCTCCATGGTAGTGCATGCTACTGAAACTTTAGAGAGGGTGATAAGGCGTGTGAGATATGAGGGAGGGAAAATACAGAATGAGATTGTTTGCTCAGTGGCCACTTAAAAAAAGATTGCCTAACACAAGCCCATCTTTGGTTTCAACAGGGAGCTGGGACCTAGAAGCAGAGAACTGAAACTAcaggtgctggggagcagcaacGGAGGAGGAAGTGAGTACGAACAACCATAAGATGGGTTTTAAGACCAGGAGGCAAAAATGCCTAAGGGACTCCCTGTGCTTTAAGCTCATGGTAGTTCTCTGTTGGTACAACGTGTGATGAGTTctgcaaaggatttttcatatTTAGCTTTATGTGAGCTTCTGAGACTCTGTGAAATAACTCATTCTGTTCTTCTTGCCAAAATGGTCTGAGTCTGACCTTGAATCAGGAGGTTCCTGTGGCCTGCCTGTCTGCCATTCTGAAGCAGGGAGAAGCATGCAGGATTTTGCCTCCTGTATTAGGAGAGCTTTGCATAAGGCTCTTAAGTGTTCTTTTGTACTCAGTCGGAGACTAACTGCAGCATCTATTTTTGATGGAGGCCATGCAGTGGTCACCTTTTTAAGGGAGTTGATTCCTGAATCGTTCAAGAGGAGCGGAGGAGCCCTGCTTGCCCCTTCTCCCTCTTGAACCTGGGAGTTAGTGGAGTTTTGGCCATCTGCTGTGTTGGCCTATTGTGCTGCTTCCCAAATGCAGGGATTACCTTGGAGATGTCTGAGGTGCTGAGGTCATGTGAAGTGTTTCATTTTTGCTCTTCCTTCTtgcagatgtgctgctggcatATGCCACACTCTTCATAGATTCTTTGGACAGGCAGCCGTCTGGGAGACAGGTCTGCTCACTGGCCCCGGGAGCTGGACAGTCACTGACAGCTGAAGCTACCATTACATTGGAGGTGAGCTCATGATCCCACAAGCTTTGCACGCATGCATGCTCTGGAAGAGTTCATAATGTGAGCCTCTAGCTGGAGACACGCATGTTTGGGCCTGAGCTTGGCACAGAGGGCTAGCAGACCCTTGTGCCACGGAGGGGTGGATGTCACCAGACCCTTGGTCCCTGAGCCTCCCGCTGTTGAACTGATACTGTACTGGAGATGGCTCCTTCGTGCCCAGAGCCATAGCTTTTGTTGCCCAAACATGCCTGCCTTTCCATCTGGGAAGAAGAGTGCCTCTCTGATCAGTGCTTTACTGTTTATAGCTGCTGTTCCAGGAGGCTCCTGCATCTCTGAATGCTCCGCATGCCACATCTCTGAGAACCAGCATCACCCCCACTAAGAAGGTGGAGATGGACCGGACCATCATGCCCGACGGCACCATCGTGACTACTGTCACCACAATTCAGTCTCGGCCCAAGGCAGACTGCAAACTGGGTGAGGCTGCACAGCAGCGGGTGTATTGTACAGGTGGCTCCTATGGCAGCGCAGACTTAGCTGCAAtattcccacagctgctcatGAAGGCAGTAGCAAAACTGTTTAGCCATTGCACCTGGGTATTGCAGGCTCACGCTTTATGTATTGCTTTTGGTGTGTGGGTCAGAACACGGGCATCCGTGCTGTTCCCTTAGCATCTTTGTGGCTGGCTGGAAACTCTTGTGTAGCCCTAGGGTAGAGAATTGCAGTTCTGTGTGTGGGGGAGATGAGGGAGGGATGAGCCTTTCACACACCCTTTTGGTGGTGGTAGGTCTAATGCATATGCTGCCACACAACCTGTGCATGATGTGTGTTTAGCCGTGCTTTCTCTAGTTTCTTCACTGCTAAAGAAGTTAGGCTGAACATACTCATTGTGGAGCCGAAAGCACATTGACCTGGCTTACTAGGGGTTGTTGCTGCTTGTGGTCTGGCATCCTGGTGAATGTGGTGCTGGATATTCCAagaggtggggctgggaaatGACATGAAAGAGGTATTGCTGTGCATCAGCCTCACAGGACTTGCAGCCCAGAAGGGCAGccatatcctgggctgcatcaaaggaagtgtggccagcaggctgagagaagtgattctccccctctgctctgctcttgtgagactCCGCcttgagtactgtgtccagCCTTGCGGCCCCCCAACACATGAAACACATGaacctgttggagtgagttcAGAGGAGGACCACTAAGTTGGTCACATACCTGGAACACCTCCctgtgaagaaaggctgagagagtttgGAGCTGTTTAGGCCacagaggagaaggctctggggagacatTTATATCAagcagccttccagtgcctaaaagGGGGCTTGCAGGAAGGCTGAAGGGTGATGtttttacaagggcatgcaGTGATAAGgcaaggggaatggctttaagcaGAAGGATGGTAGATTTATATTAGccattaggaagaaatttttccctctgagggtgctgagttactggcacaggttgtccaggaAAGCTGTAGCTGCCCtgtctctggaagtgttcaagagcAGGCTGAACCAACCTGGTCTAATGGCAGTCTGGTTGGAACTAagtggtctttaaggtcccttccaatccaaaccattcagtgattctgattttttcccAGTAGGCTTCTTACTGCCGCCAAGCCTTACAATTCTGCCTTGCAGGCTCTCCAAATGCTCGCTTGAGGCTTTTTGGGGTTGTGTAGGGGGCACAATATGATAACACAGTAGTGTAAGATTCGTCTCCACTTATTGGTATCTCGGTGTCTCTTTTGCTGTGAAGATTCACCATCGAGGTCCCCTTCCAAAGTGGAAGTGACTGAAAAGAAGACAACAGTGCTCTTGGAGACTGGCTGTCCTCACGGCCACTTGCCCAGCAGTAGCCGTAAGTGCTTGGAAATTTGAGGCTCTTACTGAAATGGCTGTGTTCCTTAGCCTGTTTTAGAAAGTGGAAGTCTGAGTGCAGTTCCCTGAACTTGCTCGCATTTTCTGCTTTAGAGAATGTCTTAGGTGCCTGAGTGAAGGTGGGGGCAGAAGCCTGGTGGTGGTGTGTGGGCAGGTAAAAGACATTCCCCTTTGACTATCCAGTTAGTGACTATGAGTATTTCCTTGCTTGACAAGAACTTTCCAGGCTATCCAGATCCAAACAACTTTCATCACCCTGCACTTGGGGCTCTGTGTAGaacagagcactgcagccatTTTGACAGTTTGCTGCCAAAGCAAACTATTGAGGGTCTTTGGAAGTCTTTGTTGAGCAGTGGGGGGAAGGGGAGATGTATTTTAATGATATGCCTGGTGGGAAATGAAACTTTTCAGGTACCTGAAAAAGCCAAGAGCTACCTATACAGAGCTTccttaattttgtttatttggacAAATCTGTCATAGACTTTGGGTGGGGAAACTGCATTTATGTGCATGTAAGTTGCCTATTGCAAGCATTGCAGTCAGCAAGCAACCTTTTGCCTCTGCTGAAGGTTGCTTCTCCAAGCATCGGTATTTTTCTTGTGCTCAGGGGATAGCCATTTGCCCAATGGCTTGGATCCGGTGGCTGAGACGGCAATCAGGCAGCTAACTGAGACGAATAACAAGACCACCAAGAAGACACCAACGAAACGTAGTACACTGATCATCTCAGGAGTGTCCAAGGTCTCTGGTAGTtaggagctgcatttccagtcTGGGAGGTTGTTCCTAGGGATATGTGCGTGAAACTAACCTGTCCTGTAGGGACCAGTGTGGGAAGATTCCAGCATGGATGACTGGCTCATCAGAAACCTTTAGCTGCTTCCCAGTGAGCATTAAAAAGTCCCTTGCCAgtctgcagggcagctgccagTGGGATTTCACAATGGGCAGCTGTAGAAAGGGATGTGGCTGCCATAACTGGTTTTGAACCTTACGAAGAATATAAGGAGTTCTCCTTGAACTTTGCTGCTGGAGTGAGGGATGTGCAGCAGAATGCCTTGTAATCGTCCACGTTCCAGTATATTTCAGCCAAAGAGTGGCAGTTATCCATTGGTGCCATCTAGCACCGATGATTTGAACTGGGCCACCCATATGTAGGTATAGATGGAAGTAGGCAGATGAATGGAATTCTTTTGATCCCGTCTtcatgtctgtctgtccctctaACGCCCTTGCAGGTACCTATTGCTCAAGACGAAATGGCACTTTCTCTGGGTTATGCTGCATCCCTGGAGGCCACAGCATATGGGGATTCTGAGGCAGACAGCACAGCTGACCAGATGCGCAATTTTACTGAATTGTCACAGCCACTGGAAGCGTTGCCATTGGGTCAAAGGGACAGTCAGGAGCTGGATGAGACAACGCGATCAGATGTCTCTGAAAGACCATCCGTGGAAGATGTTGAGTCTGAAACTGGCTCCACGGGAGCCCTTGAGACAAGGAGCTTGAAAGATCACAAAGGTAAGCATCAACTGTTAGGTAGGGTAGCTAACATGAGCCCATAGCATTAGCTGTACATGAGGACAGAGTGACATCCAGGTTCCCCACCCAAGCATGGGGTCTGCATCCACCTTTCAGCATAGCAAAGAGCAGCTTgtgatggagctgggaagagcctgCCTTTGTCTTGTGGTTTTTCCACTGGAGTGACTTGAAAGGCCTTCATTTGTAGGTGTCTGATTCCTGTAGCCTTTCAAGTTTCTGTGTTCTCTTAGATAGGAACCCTGTACAGCCTGTGTATTATAGAGAATACCCTTTTCTCTCCCCGGTCTCTGCGTCCACAGATCGGGTGCATGTCCATAAATAATGATTCATCCTCTGAATTTGGCCACCTGTGGTGTGGAAATGGAGGCCGCCCAGCAATGTGGATTGTATGGGCCTTGACTGCCCTCCTTCTTTCTCAGAGGCTAGTGCCTCTGACCTGTCGTAATGTAAGATGTTCACACAAACTCACTTCTTTTAAATGATGGAGTGGGCTGCCCCAACCTAGCTGCTGTCCTGGCCTTTCCACACATTTGTCAGGTGGGTGGTGGCCCTTGGATTTTTCTGTTACCGACTTATGTAAAGAAATGCAAATCAAAATCTTGATAACTCAGAGTATTAGAGTGGGACAAGTTTTGGGGAGTTGTACCCTGTTACAACTAGGTGTGTTTTGAGCTGCGGAGGCCccttttttaaatgtcagtggGTAGAAGGGTGTGCAATCCAGATTCCTGAGAGAGCTAGGGGGTGGGGAACAGAGGGAAGATAAAAAGCAAACCCCCTCTGTAGGAAATACCATTGTAGTGTTATATAGCCGGCAGGTTTTGTATCTGTCTTTCTGATCCATTTGAAGTTGAAAGCAATTGGTATCTCCACCTTCTCCAGCTTGTGGGAGTCATAAGGAGCCATTGGCATTATTTGCCTCCAGACTGGGCACGTCATGAAAACGCAAGCAGTTGTTCCAGGTGCTAGGTGACAAAGTTAATCCCTGTGCCCTTGAGACAGGTTGATCTGGGAGGCCTTTTCTGTCTTGTGTGTTCTTCTCAGGGTCTTCAGGTTCAGATGATCTCACTTGTTTTCCATTCATATGAGCCTTGGTTGTCATTTGAAATGCTGCACGCTTCCACTGAGAGGAGGATATTGTGTAAAAGGAAATTTATGCAGAGGGCTGATGGGACAGAATGCTTAGTGAGGCAGCTTGTTGGTGTTGCAGTCTGTCATGAACTGAGACTTTGCCTTGGGAGGCTGGGATTAGCCGACCTGCCACATACTTCTGCCTCCCAGTGTGGAAGAGGACTGCTGCATATCCGAGAGTGGCTGGGTGTGTTACTGTCCCTGAAACTTGCCAGTGCGGGACGCTATCATGGTTTCTGTCTCCTTCCTGTCTCTGCAGTTAGCTTTCTTCGGAGCGGTACCAAGCTCATCTTCCGGAGGAGGAGCAAGCAGAAGGAAGCAGGCCTGAGCCAGTCACACGATGACTTGTCCAATGTCACTGCCAACTCCACCACGAGAAAGAAAACTAGTAGCTTCTCTCACCGCCTCATCAAACGCTTCTCCTTCAAGTCTAAATCCAAACCCAAAGGTAGTGACAACACATCAGCTGGTGAAAACTGAAGGAGGGAGAAGCCCATTGGAAAGATTTCTCAGAGATTGTTTTCGAGTCTCTTGTCTTCCCACTCCATGGTATCTGTGACTTGCAGTCCAGTTCTTTCTAACCTTGGCTGAGGGAAGACACCCCAGTGCTTTATGCCGTTCGGGGAGCGGAGGTGGCAAACCCGGGACTTAGGTAATTTGACTGCCTTGGCTTAGCCTTCTCTGCTTGTTGCACCCTACTGTGCTCTCCCAGAAAATCCAGGTGGTATGCTAATCCCTCTGGGGGTTCCAGGAACTGCAGAAATGACTCTGTGTGTGTCATCAGGTGCCTCATGGAAACGGGGGGCAGATCTCTCAAGTGGCAACCTTCTGAGTTAAAATCAAGAAACTACTGGGTGAGCTACAGCGCCGAGAAGTGTGAGATGTAGCCTCGTTCAGGTCTTCTATTGACAGAGAATGACGCAGTCACTGATGATCTAAACACCATTATTGCTTGTGCTTGCTGCAGAGGCTGTAACTTGAGTTGTGCTGCAGGGTGATGCGTTCCTGGGCTGTGAGCTCTCAGAAGACAGCTGTCAGCTGTCAGATTTGTGGTCCTCCCTCTGGCTCTGCCGTTGGAACAGCGTCTGGTTCAGACAGCTCTGAGGAGCCcctgttttctgtgctctgtccGTGAAGGAAGAAGTCTCTAAGAAGAAGGAAGTTTTAACCACTGCACAAGTTTTCGTAGAAGCCTGAGCCCTCGCAAGAATGCCCGGTCACTGATGTCTGTTCTGCCACCCTGTGCAGCCACCCCATGACACAGTGCTCCTTCCACATCTGTGTTCGTGAACAGGAAAGGGCCTGTACTGAACGCACACACCAGCTATTGTATGAGCAGATCCCTTACTCCTGGGGGTGGTTGGGGATGTTGCCAAAGGGCTGCCAGGCTGTCTTCCAGACCTGCTGAGTATCCAGTCTTGTGCTGTCATGGTTCTCATGCCGAGGACTGGCACCATGCTGGGGATGGACGGCAAGGAATAAGACAAGGAATGTAGGGAAGGGCAGTCTCATGGGGAGCCTGAAGTCACATGGCAGAAAGAGGCAAGAGTTTACATATTGTCACTGATGGGTTTCCTTTACTAGAGGGAATCTTTCTGGATAGTATTTggtatttcctttcttctcgCAAACATGGTCCCCACCCCGTTCAAACAGAGGACATTTCTGCAGCAGGTGCTtgcagagagggagaggtgtgcaggggaaaataaaatccctgcCAGGAGGAGACTGTCCTTCTAGAGAAAAAGTTGTCCGGTCTTATACATTTTATGCCCATATACATTATTTCTATAATATCCCCAGAAGTTCCCTTCAGATAGCACATAACAATGCTCTTTGGAGACACGCTCGTGCTCTGTCAACATGCCTGGTTTGAGAGAAACCTTCTGCTATCCTGTGGGTTGTTGAGCTAAGGAGGTAgcacagaggggaggaaaaaccTCACAGAAGAGCTATTTCCCAGGCCTGACCGGATTCTCTAGTTCTGCTTTTCCATCAGAGTATCTCCTGCGGTGGTGTCTGCTGCCCTTCCTTGTACAGGATGCTGCTAACTGAAAAAGCAGTTCTCTTGATGGCACAGGTAAAATGTGTTTCTTGGAAGGATAAACCCTGACTTGCTGATACTGCTGCCGTGTGCTATTTCCAAAGACCAGAACGTGTTTGGTGTGCTGCAGCAAAAGGATTTACAGGTGGCTTTTTCTTGTGAATTTGTACAGGTGGGGAAGGCCAGAGTTACCAAGGGTTGTAACTGAAAGTACCTGTGTGTGCTAGCAGGAGGGACTCTtggctgtttttcctgctgattcCTCACATGACTGGGCACGTCTGAATCCGAAAAATCATATTGGTTCAGCTGGCTGACCAGGAACCTCTACATCTGTTTTGGTCTGGGAGTCTTTGTTGTCCCCAAGTTCTGTCCTTTCatcctttgtttctttgttccTTGTCCACATGGCACCCTGGCTTTGTTTGCACTTCCATGCACTACGCATGTCAGAGAGCTCACTGTTTCTCGCTGAGAATAATTTTCCTTGACGTGAGTGACTGGTTTGCACTACAGCGCCATTAGAACTTGGCCATCTGTAGCTTGCCTATAGCAATCCAGCCACCTTCTTTTCACATTGCCTTCTTTTGCTGGGTTGGTGCGGTGCAGTGCTGTCACATGTGGTCTGACACACCCTTGTTCTCAAAGTCTCGGAGTTTGGTTTCAATTTGGTACTCTCTCTCGCACCATCCCCTCTGTGACTTCTAGCTATGACAGTACTTTATGTTCCAtttttggattttatttattcattaggACACCATCTCAAGGTACTAAACCTTGAAGATTTGAATCCAGACGGCACCACTTCTTTGGTAGGAGACTGTGAAGCCTTGCACTAGAAATGGTGGTTTGAGCAGAAGAGCCTATGGCGTTTCAGTTGTGGGTTAGTCAAGGACCTGCCATGAGTCTCATTTGATAGTCCTGTGTTCTTCTCTTTAAACTGTAAGAGCTTGAGCCGTCTTGGTGTGGAGTGGCTGGAGGTGAACACCGTTCACCGTTCTTCAGGGATCCGAGGCTCACGCACACGAGGACTGTGAAGGCTAGCCAGTGTTGTCCTTGTCACTGTAGACTGGAGGCAGAAAAGGCAAGGTTTCTGTCTGACAAACACATGGCTAGATTCTTGACCAGCATATCTTGGTCTGGCTTGTTAGGAGGAGGTGATAGGAAAGGGAGTAAAACAAAAGCTCAAGTTACTCACTGGACTTGGGGACCCTTTCCAGCTATGTTAATTGGGCAGTTCACATGTCATACATCTTTGGCTTTCCTGTTCTGTTCCTGGTTTGCTGGCTCCAGGCTATGCCTGCCAGTGAAGTCGAAATACGGTTTTTGATTTTGAACTTGATGTGGCAGAAGACATCTGCACTGTGTTTGGCAAAGTGAATGGTACTTGGGAAGCATGGCAGTAGGGGCATATCCTTCCTTGAATTTTTAGCAGTGTTTTTTTACCACTGGCAGTAAATTGTGCTGCAAATCAGTATCTGGTTAAACAGATTGCAAAGGAAAGGGATGTTGTCAAGTGCTGGCAGAGCGCATCCCCAAATATTAGGTTCTACATCTGTGTTTCCTAGAGGAGATGTATTTTCTGACATTTCGTTGCTTCTCAAAGTTGTACAGCATAGGAGTGGTATTGTAACCTTTTATCTTCTTTTGAATGTTCTGTGTAAGTCCAGACTGGATTTCAGGGTGTTTGTCAAAAGTACTGTTTGAGGAACAGAGGGATAGCAGGGTATGGGTCTGCCGTGTGCATTGGAAACTTTTTGGTTCTGATACTCTCCTCATTAAATGTGTTGATCTTTCCACTTCTTACCTGAgcaaggctttttttctgtcccacaaaaatgttttcatctcCCAGGCAGTAggtgccctttttttttttaattctgactCTGAGAGCACAGGTTCCTGGTTCCTCAAAGGCATGAATGGCAATGAATTTGCCTCATGGTGGAGGTGTGGGTATTGGTGTGAGAAACAATTTGTCTATCCTAATCTTCTCAGATATAAAGAGAAGGTCACGCAGGGTTCTCCAGAAGCTGCAAAGGTGAAGTCCCCGGGAATTTCCCCCCACAGAATGGCTGCTTTAAGAAACCTCTTTTGTATTTAATGTATTCTGTGTTTGTGGCTTTATGACAGAAGAAATGCTATTTGAAATCTACTTTCCTTGTTTAACTTCAGGTACCTGTGCTCTTgccttggtgctgctgtgggttcTGTGGCATTTCATAATGCTTGGGACCACAGAGCCATCCCATGAATGGCACAGGCCACCATCAAAATTTTTAAGCTCGAGTGATCTGCAGTTGGCAGATTGTTGTCTCAGGGTCGGCTCACTTTTTGCACCTTGTGAAATTGGTCCTTGACCAAATATATGGTGGAAGAGGAGCAACAGAGCAGTGGGCTTGAATGCATTTAGGCTTCAACCTGCATATGAGGGCCTGCTTTCCAGATGTcatgttttgctgctggctgcacaAGCAGAACACTGACTTGTACATGAAGCCAAAGTAGGCATTTTGTTGAgattattttgggtttttgtttgttttggtttgcttggagggttttttggtttgttgggggtttcttgtttgtttgtgggttttgtttgttagtttCCTATTTTGGCTGAACAGATTTACTAGCATTTACCtgtgtatttttccttctccGAATAAAATAGATTTACACTAGCTGTAACTATGCTTGTAAGTATATTTCTGTCTGGATAAATCCTCTCCCTATGCTTAGGCAACGCTGTTTAGGAGTCTCATCATCCACAAAGCTCTTGGTGTTGGCCCACGAGAGATAGCCTCTTGAGTCAGTGGAAAACAGACGCAGCAAAAAATGAAGGGAACCTCAAAACCTCAGTGTTCTGAGGGTGCCATAGGATTTAATGTGATGGATGTCTGAGGCCAGAGGAATTGGGTGCATGGATGTGTACTTGCACGTGCTTATAATTAGAGCATACTTTAATTATAGAGCATGTGGTGCAAAGTGGCTGAGGACGACGGTGCCGATAGATGGGACAGAAGAGTGGCCGTACCAGCTTCTGTGGCATTTGTATCCATTTATTGCACAGACTTCTGTGGGGTCAGAGCTGAGCAAGCAAGTCCAATTCCTGCCCCTGGAAGCACCCTTATGCAGCTTGTGCAGTTGAGGGTGGGGTTTTAGGCAGCTTGACTGAAATGGGGAAGAGCAAGGGGAGAATACTTAGGTGGAGGGCAAGTTCAGTGAAGGGAAATGTAATGAAAACTTCTTCAAACCACAGGCAAGTGCTATTTTTAGGTTAGAACTGCGCGTAAGgcaaatgtttctgttttaaagcaATGCTATAGCTTCTCTTGGGACACTGTTTGCTAAACCTACAGAGAAGTCATTTCTGAGTAGCTGTGGAGATGCTCGAGTGTTCAGAGGGTTGTCGTTTGTGGTCTTTTTGCATTGTTCTCTCCATCCCACCTCCCCTACTGCAAGGTCTCAGGGTAGAGTAGCAGTCCCAGCATTGGTCAAACTTCTGGCAAAGGTGTGCTTGTGATACCGCAGTTCCTTCTACAGGCATGACTGCTCCACATCACCTTTCCTTGCTTTGTAAGGTACTGGACCAAATACCCATGTGGAATTTGAATTAACACCCTTCCTTATGTGTGCTCTTTTGTACTTTGATGCTTTCTGTCTGGGTGGATTATTTTGACCCCACATTGTTCAGGTGGGAAAGAATTGGAACTGTGTAGctaataatgaaaagaaaactacATATGACTAAATGAAGTTCCTGCACCTTTGTAAATCTCAAAGAAGAATTCTATTGCTGTGTAATGGCTGAATCTGTTAACTTATTAAACCACATGAAAATCAAAACCTGAGTCTGATTTCATACTTGGTGTAGTGCTGTGACTTTCCCTCCAACCTGTCCCTTTCTCCTCTGAATTCTCCCACTCAAGTGATGGCAAACTGTGTATACCCACACAAGTGTCTGTGTCACtgcaaaacatttaaatatgtgGGGGTAAATGGAGTTCTGGGTCGTCACATAGGAGAAATACCTGCA
This genomic interval carries:
- the C2CD2L gene encoding phospholipid transfer protein C2CD2L isoform X3 encodes the protein MREIGKVSGRWGSVQITFEEGPQLPQAANISCVTCKGQSDHSMVLCCHLSAEAVKFPVSVTQQSPVAVSVDTYHVTLAVLQGQVEIHLEEIQNEGLLVSWTFKDRPDLDLFVLPRLGLPEKDEGRADLSTIQDLIEDTIVSTKPAMMVNLMACTAGASAVPSNKLTRESPSRVAAAPLGSKLLLRNLRVLNLGFQGKGGVGEICCVAELDSPPQQKWTRPMTGGSVSAAGEMEWNDEFFLELGPRSRELKLQVLGSSNGGGNVLLAYATLFIDSLDRQPSGRQVCSLAPGAGQSLTAEATITLELLFQEAPASLNAPHATSLRTSITPTKKVEMDRTIMPDGTIVTTVTTIQSRPKADCKLDSPSRSPSKVEVTEKKTTVLLETGCPHGHLPSSSRDSHLPNGLDPVAETAIRQLTETNNKTTKKTPTKRSTLIISGVSKVPIAQDEMALSLGYAASLEATAYGDSEADSTADQMRNFTELSQPLEALPLGQRDSQELDETTRSDVSERPSVEDVESETGSTGALETRSLKDHKVSFLRSGTKLIFRRRSKQKEAGLSQSHDDLSNVTANSTTRKKTSSFSHRLIKRFSFKSKSKPKGSDNTSAGEN
- the C2CD2L gene encoding phospholipid transfer protein C2CD2L isoform X5 — its product is MVLCCHLSAEAVKFPVSVTQQSPVAVSVDTYHVTLAVLQGQVEIHLEEIQNEGLLVSWTFKDRPDLDLFVLPRLGLPEKDEGRADLSTIQDLIEDTIVSTKPAMMVNLMACTAGASAVPSNKLTRESPSRVAAAPLGSKLLLRNLRVLNLGFQGKGGVGEICCVAELDSPPQQKWTRPMTGGSVSAAGEMEWNDEFFLELGPRSRELKLQVLGSSNGGGNVLLAYATLFIDSLDRQPSGRQVCSLAPGAGQSLTAEATITLELLFQEAPASLNAPHATSLRTSITPTKKVEMDRTIMPDGTIVTTVTTIQSRPKADCKLDSPSRSPSKVEVTEKKTTVLLETGCPHGHLPSSSRDSHLPNGLDPVAETAIRQLTETNNKTTKKTPTKRSTLIISGVSKVPIAQDEMALSLGYAASLEATAYGDSEADSTADQMRNFTELSQPLEALPLGQRDSQELDETTRSDVSERPSVEDVESETGSTGALETRSLKDHKVSFLRSGTKLIFRRRSKQKEAGLSQSHDDLSNVTANSTTRKKTSSFSHRLIKRFSFKSKSKPKGSDNTSAGEN
- the C2CD2L gene encoding phospholipid transfer protein C2CD2L isoform X4, which produces MREIGKGSVQITFEEGPQLPQAANISCVTCKGQSDHSMVLCCHLSAEAVKFPVSVTQQSPVAVSVDTYHVTLAVLQGQVEIHLEEIQNEGLLVSWTFKDRPDLDLFVLPRLGLPEKDEGRADLSTIQDLIEDTIVSTKPAMMVNLMACTAGASAVPSNKLTRESPSRVAAAPLGSKLLLRNLRVLNLGFQGKGGVGEICCVAELDSPPQQKWTRPMTGGSVSAAGEMEWNDEFFLELGPRSRELKLQVLGSSNGGGNVLLAYATLFIDSLDRQPSGRQVCSLAPGAGQSLTAEATITLELLFQEAPASLNAPHATSLRTSITPTKKVEMDRTIMPDGTIVTTVTTIQSRPKADCKLDSPSRSPSKVEVTEKKTTVLLETGCPHGHLPSSSRDSHLPNGLDPVAETAIRQLTETNNKTTKKTPTKRSTLIISGVSKVPIAQDEMALSLGYAASLEATAYGDSEADSTADQMRNFTELSQPLEALPLGQRDSQELDETTRSDVSERPSVEDVESETGSTGALETRSLKDHKVSFLRSGTKLIFRRRSKQKEAGLSQSHDDLSNVTANSTTRKKTSSFSHRLIKRFSFKSKSKPKGSDNTSAGEN
- the C2CD2L gene encoding phospholipid transfer protein C2CD2L isoform X1 yields the protein MGPDLGWAALVLLFAASLLTVAAWLLQYWRSTALRALRHHGPAGEEAGARALLAALLALRFLREQWQRAWVRALNSQARRHGGSVQITFEEGPQLPQAANISCVTCKGQSDHSMVLCCHLSAEAVKFPVSVTQQSPVAVSVDTYHVTLAVLQGQVEIHLEEIQNEGLLVSWTFKDRPDLDLFVLPRLGLPEKDEGRADLSTIQDLIEDTIVSTKPAMMVNLMACTAGASAVPSNKLTRESPSRVAAAPLGSKLLLRNLRVLNLGFQGKGGVGEICCVAELDSPPQQKWTRPMTGGSVSAAGEMEWNDEFFLELGPRSRELKLQVLGSSNGGGNVLLAYATLFIDSLDRQPSGRQVCSLAPGAGQSLTAEATITLELLFQEAPASLNAPHATSLRTSITPTKKVEMDRTIMPDGTIVTTVTTIQSRPKADCKLDSPSRSPSKVEVTEKKTTVLLETGCPHGHLPSSSRDSHLPNGLDPVAETAIRQLTETNNKTTKKTPTKRSTLIISGVSKVPIAQDEMALSLGYAASLEATAYGDSEADSTADQMRNFTELSQPLEALPLGQRDSQELDETTRSDVSERPSVEDVESETGSTGALETRSLKDHKVSFLRSGTKLIFRRRSKQKEAGLSQSHDDLSNVTANSTTRKKTSSFSHRLIKRFSFKSKSKPKGSDNTSAGEN
- the C2CD2L gene encoding phospholipid transfer protein C2CD2L isoform X2; this encodes MGPDLGWAALVLLFAASLLTVAAWLLQYWRSTALRALRHHGPAGEEAGARALLAALLALRFLREQWQRAWVRALNSQARRHGGSVQITFEEGPQLPQAANISCVTCKGQSDHSMVLCCHLSAEAVKFPVSVTQQSPVAVSVDTYHVTLAVLQGQVEIHLEEIQNEGLLVSWTFKDRPDLDLFVLPRLGLPEDEGRADLSTIQDLIEDTIVSTKPAMMVNLMACTAGASAVPSNKLTRESPSRVAAAPLGSKLLLRNLRVLNLGFQGKGGVGEICCVAELDSPPQQKWTRPMTGGSVSAAGEMEWNDEFFLELGPRSRELKLQVLGSSNGGGNVLLAYATLFIDSLDRQPSGRQVCSLAPGAGQSLTAEATITLELLFQEAPASLNAPHATSLRTSITPTKKVEMDRTIMPDGTIVTTVTTIQSRPKADCKLDSPSRSPSKVEVTEKKTTVLLETGCPHGHLPSSSRDSHLPNGLDPVAETAIRQLTETNNKTTKKTPTKRSTLIISGVSKVPIAQDEMALSLGYAASLEATAYGDSEADSTADQMRNFTELSQPLEALPLGQRDSQELDETTRSDVSERPSVEDVESETGSTGALETRSLKDHKVSFLRSGTKLIFRRRSKQKEAGLSQSHDDLSNVTANSTTRKKTSSFSHRLIKRFSFKSKSKPKGSDNTSAGEN